From one Pseudophryne corroboree isolate aPseCor3 unplaced genomic scaffold, aPseCor3.hap2 scaffold_1163, whole genome shotgun sequence genomic stretch:
- the LOC134990356 gene encoding zinc finger protein 271-like, producing the protein MVIVQGHDCGGEGIFTVIFMSPPFHRGVKKTSGERETPSSHAHVSGGLSRSQSTIMVPPPHSLIHERHSDQKIQELTNKIIPLLTGEEGEYIEEHRGLYKDLMMENHRPLTSLDGPSNRDTPERCPRPLYSQDCTEENYRIPQEDQVERLSDIKTEDIEEEEVTDIKVEDIEGDEETYVTDIKAEDTEGKEETYVTDMKAEDIEGEEETYVTVIKAEDIEEEDETYVTDIKAEDTEGEEETYVTDIKAEDIEGEEQTYLKGDQQCKEEEIPTDISTADGHTSRNISEGHLMLSPDCGIKDNDSRQDSPGDNPITPVIHPALSAGPSDPGKCSPDHSDIGASVTALRVDAVFPCSIDAKCFTQNTKPINPHTGKAGGRPLICSECGKCFTYKSHLVIHQRSHTGERPLTCSECGKCFTYKSHLVIHQRSHTGERPLTCSECGKCFARKSHLVMHQRSHTGEKPFPCSECGKCFTRKLYLVRHQRRHTGVKPFSCSECGKCFTQKSQLVTHQQIHTGENLFSCSECTKCFTRKSDLITHQRSHTGEQPFPCSECGKCFADKSNLTKHERSHTGEKTFSCSECGKCFTRKSHLVTHQQSHTGEKPFPCSECGKCFAHKPDLVRHQRNHTGEKQFSCSECGKCCLSKSHLVTHQRSHTGVKPFSCSECGKCFTQKSQLFTHQRSHTGVKPFSCCECGKCFTRKSNLVRHNRSHTGEKPFSCSECGKCFTQKSHLVIHQRSHTGKNLFSCSECTKCFTRKSDLITHQRSHTGEKPFPCSECGKCFADKSNLTKHERSHTGEKTFSCSECGKCFTRKSHLVSHQQSHTGEKPFPCSECGKCFAHKPDLVTHQRSHTGERPFSCSECGKCFAWKSDLVKHQRSHTGERPFPCSECGKCFARKSVLVTHQRSHTGERPFSCSECGKCFAWKSDLVRHQRSHTGEKPFPCSECGKCFAHKSDLVRHNKSHR; encoded by the exons atggtaatagtacagggacatgactgtggaggtgaggggatatttacagtgatatttatgtctcccccatttcacagaggtgtgaagaagacatctggtgagcgtgagacacccagcagccatgctcatgtgtcaggaggactgagcaggtcccAGAGCACCATcatggtgcctccacctcactcactgatacatgagagacacagtgaccagaagatccaggaactcaccaacaagatcattccactgctgactggagag gagggggagtatatagaggaacacaggggtctgtacaaggacttgatgatggagaatcaccggcccctcacatcactgg atgggcccagtaacagagataccccagagagatgtccccgtcctctgtattcccaggattgtacagaggagaattacaggatcccacaggaggatcaggtag aacgtctgtctgatattaaaacagaagacatagaagaagaagaagtgactgatataaaggtagaagatatagagggagatgaagagacgtatgtgactgatataaaggcagaagatacagagggaaaagaagagacgtatgtgactgatatgaaggcagaagatatagagggagaagaagagacgtatgtgactgttataaaggcagaagatatagaggaagaagacgagacgtatgtgactgatataaaggcagaagatacagagggagaagaagagacgtatgtgactgatataaaggcagaagatatagagggagaagaacagACGTATCtgaagggtgatcagcagtgtaaggaggaggaaatccctacagatatcagcacag cagatggacacacaagcaggaatatctcagaaggacatctaatgttatccccggattgtggcaTAAAAGATAATgatagtagacaggattctccaggagataaccccattaccccagtgatacatccagctctatcagctggtccttctgatcctgggaagtgttctcctgatcactctgatattggtgcatctgttacagctctgagagtagatgcagtgtttccctgttctatagatgccaaatgttttacacagaacacaaagcctattaacccacacacaggtaaggcaggtggaaggccactgatatgttcagagtgtgggaaatgttttacatacaaatcacatcttgttatacatcagagaagtcacacaggtgagaggccactgacatgttctgagtgtgggaaatgttttacatacaaatcacatcttgttatacatcagagaagtcacacaggtgagaggccactgacatgttctgagtgtgggaaatgttttgcacggaaatcacatcttgttatgcatcagagaagtcacacaggtgagaagccgtttccatgttctgagtgtgggaaatgttttacacgcaaactatatcttgttagacatcagaggagacacacaggtgtgaagccattttcttgctctgagtgtgggaaatgttttacacagaaatcacaacttgttacacatcagcaaattcacacaggtgagaatctgttttcttgctctgagtgtacgaaatgttttacacggaaatcagatcttattacacatcagcgaagtcacactggtgagcagccatttccatgttctgagtgtgggaaatgttttgcagacaaatcaAATCTTACTAaacatgaaagaagtcacacaggtgagaagacattttcatgctccgagtgtgggaaatgttttacacggaaatcacatcttgttacacatcagcaaagtcacacaggtgagaagccatttccatgttctgagtgtgggaaatgttttgcacacaaaccagatcttgttagacatcagagaaatcacacaggtgagaagcaattttcttgctctgagtgtgggaaatgttgtttaagtaaatcacatcttgttacacatcagagaagtcacacaggtgtgaagccattttcttgctctgagtgtgggaaatgttttacacagaaatcacaactttttacacatcagcgaagtcacacaggtgtgaagccattttcttgctgtgagtgtgggaaatgttttacacggaaatcaaatctggttagacataacagaagtcacacaggtgagaagccattttcttgctctgagtgtgggaaatgttttacacagaaatcacatcttgttatacatcagaggagtcacacaggtaagaatctgttttcttgctctgagtgtacgaaatgttttacacggaaatcagatcttattacacatcagcgaagtcacactggtgagaagccatttccatgttctgagtgtgggaaatgttttgcagacaaatcaAATCTTACTAaacatgaaagaagtcacacaggtgagaagacattttcatgctccgagtgtgggaaatgttttacacggaaatcacatcttgtttcccatcagcaaagtcacacaggtgagaagccatttccatgttctgagtgtgggaaatgttttgcacacaaaccagatcttgttacacatcagagaagtcacacaggtgagaggccattttcttgctctgagtgtgggaaatgttttgcatggaaatcagatcttgttaaacatcagagaagtcacacaggtgagaggccatttccatgttctgagtgtgggaaatgttttgcacggaaatcagttcttgttacacatcagagaagtcacacaggtgagaggccattttcttgctctgagtgtgggaaatgttttgcatggaaatcagatcttgttagacatcagagaagtcacacaggtgagaagccatttccatgttctgagtgcgggaaatgttttgcacacaaatcagatctggttagacataacaagtcacacaggtga